From Lagenorhynchus albirostris chromosome 10, mLagAlb1.1, whole genome shotgun sequence, the proteins below share one genomic window:
- the ZNF501 gene encoding zinc finger protein 501, with translation MSSSQISLQVKHQRLKRQKKPSKCSECGKFFTQRSSLTQHQKIHTGEKPYVCTECGTCFRKHSNLTQHLRIHTGEKPYKCNECEKAFQTKAVLVQHLRIHTGEKPYKCNECGKAFCQSPSLVKHLRIHTGEKPYKCSECGKAFSQSICLTRHQRSHSGDRPYKCNDCGKAFNQSACLRQHQRIHSGEKPYICTKCGKAFIQNSSLVEHERTHTGEKLFKCSECEKTFRKQAQLSEHYRIHTGEKAYECANCGKSFRHSSALARHQRLHAGE, from the coding sequence ATGAGTTCCAGCCAGATTTCACTGCAAGTGAAACATCAGAGACTTAAAAGACAGAAGAAACCTTCCAAGTGTAGTGAATGTGGAAAGTTTTTTACTCAGAGATCATCTCTTACCCAGCATCAGAAGATTCACacgggagagaaaccctatgTTTGTACTGAATGTGGAACTTGTTTCCGGAAACACTCAAATCTTACTCAACATCTGAGGATTCATACGggagagaaaccttataaatgtaatgaatgtgaGAAAGCCTTTCAAACAAAAGCAGTCCTTGTCCAGCATCTGAGAATTCATACTGGGGAGAAACCCTATAAATGCAATGAATGTGGCAAAGCCTTTTGTCAGAGTCCATCCCTTGTTAAACACctgagaattcatactggagagaagccctataAATGCAGCGAGTGTGGCAAAGCCTTCAGTCAGAGCATATGCCTTACTCGTCATCAGAGAAGTCATTCTGGAGATAGACCTTATAAGTGTAATgactgtgggaaagcctttaaTCAGAGTGCGTGCCTCAGGCAGCATCAGAGAATCCACTCAGGAGAGAAGCCCTACATATGTACCAAATGTGGTAAAGCCTTCATTCAGAACTCTTCCCTTGTTGAACATGAGagaactcacactggagagaaacttTTTAAGTGTAGTGAGTGTGAAAAAACCTTCCGCAAGCAAGCACAGCTTAGTGAACATTAcagaattcacactggagagaaagcTTATGAATGTGCTAACTGTGGGAAATCCTTCAGGCACAGCTCAGCGCTTGCTCGACATCAGAGGCTTCATGCTGGGGAATAA
- the KIAA1143 gene encoding uncharacterized protein KIAA1143 homolog isoform X1 produces MGPSSHPRPAPSPSVLRPQAGHLQTNYCLFRPGSYLSFSQCCCVFENDFTQRIQLQLPGEDGDHSDKEDEQPQVVVLKKGDLSVEEVMKIKTEIKAAKADEEPASADGRIMYRKPVKRSSDEKYSGLRASSKKKKTNEEDEINKQDSVKKNSQKQIKNSSLLSFDNEDENE; encoded by the exons ATGGGTCCCTCCTCGCACCCGCGCCCGGCCCCTAGTCCGAGTGTCCTCAGACCCCAGGCCGGTCATCTTCAAACAAACTACTGCCTCTTTCGCCCAGGAAGCTATTTGTCGTTTTCACAGTGCTGCTGTGTTTTTGAAAATGACTTCACGCAG aGAATCCAGCTTCAGCTCCCAGGTGAAGATGGTGATCACAGTGACAAAGAAGATGAACAGCCCCAAGTGGTGGTTTTAAAAAAGGGAGACCTATCAGTTGAAGAagtcatgaaaattaaaacagaaataaaggctGCCAAAGCAG ATGAAGAACCAGCTTCAGCTGATGGAAGAATTATGTATCGAAAACCAGTCAAGCGTTCCTCAGATGAAAAATATTCCGGTTTAAGAGCAAgctcaaaaaagaagaagacaaatgaagaagatgaaataaataagcaggattcagttaaaaaaaactcacaaaagcAAATCAAAAATAGTAGCCTCCTTTCTTTTGACAATgaagatgaaaatgaataa
- the KIAA1143 gene encoding uncharacterized protein KIAA1143 homolog isoform X2, whose translation MSKRNQVSYVRPAEPAFLARFKKRIGYEEGPTVETKRIQLQLPGEDGDHSDKEDEQPQVVVLKKGDLSVEEVMKIKTEIKAAKADEEPASADGRIMYRKPVKRSSDEKYSGLRASSKKKKTNEEDEINKQDSVKKNSQKQIKNSSLLSFDNEDENE comes from the exons ATGAGCAAGCGGAACCAGGTGTCGTACGTGCGGCCAGCCGAGCCGGCGTTCCTGGCCCGCTTCAAGAAACGGATCGGCTACGAGGAAGGGCCCACGGTAGAAACCAAG aGAATCCAGCTTCAGCTCCCAGGTGAAGATGGTGATCACAGTGACAAAGAAGATGAACAGCCCCAAGTGGTGGTTTTAAAAAAGGGAGACCTATCAGTTGAAGAagtcatgaaaattaaaacagaaataaaggctGCCAAAGCAG ATGAAGAACCAGCTTCAGCTGATGGAAGAATTATGTATCGAAAACCAGTCAAGCGTTCCTCAGATGAAAAATATTCCGGTTTAAGAGCAAgctcaaaaaagaagaagacaaatgaagaagatgaaataaataagcaggattcagttaaaaaaaactcacaaaagcAAATCAAAAATAGTAGCCTCCTTTCTTTTGACAATgaagatgaaaatgaataa